Genomic window (Nomia melanderi isolate GNS246 chromosome 14, iyNomMela1, whole genome shotgun sequence):
tttattgtacacttcattctattattcctaaaagaattgatgctcgtttatttagattgtggaaactggagattcgatagtaggtaattggggtacatgtcagtgtaatcgcattaatcaaaatcggcgtaaacgtttacaaaataatatttctaaaatccaatatgcatcaatttgaggcgttccgtaaacctagtgttaagtcgccggcgctcaatgtgttaatcccAACTTATCGCCGATTATAATTGCGGTTGCCGGTGGAAAATGCCTAGGTTTCCTGCAGTACGGAAAGATCCAGTCGCAGAAGCCCGTGCTACCGAAGCAGGACTCCGATCTTTGTCGACGGGGGTCGTTGTCGACGAGCTGTTTCCGCGCCGGCGACGGCCGGCTCGGCGAGCAGCCAGCCCTCACGGCCCTTCACGTGGTCTTCCTGAGGCTTCACAATAGAATAGCTATGAAACTGGCCGCACTGAATCCTCACTGGAGTGACGAGAAGCTATTTCAGGAATCCCGGAGGATCGTTGGCGCTGTTGTTCAGCACATCACGTACAGGGAATATCTACCGATCGTTCTTGGTGCGTGGCATCCGACTGTATCCGATAAAGAGGTTGTAAGAAGGTTCCAAGGTAACTAAACCGAAACACCGTAGGCCAGGATGTGATGAGGATCTTCGACCTGGAGGTTCTCAAGAAGGGCTACTACGAAGGGTATGACCCCTCCGTGAACCCCACCATCGCGAACGAGTTCTCCGCCGCAGCCTATCGCTTCGGTCACTCGCTGGTGCAAGGCAGCTTCGTTCGGTTCGACAGCGATCATCAGCCTATCTTGAACAGTGAGTAGACTGACAGAGGAATAATGGCAGATGTGAATCAAAACTTTGTTACAGACGTTACCATCCATAAAGAATTCAGCAACCCTGCGAACCTGGAGACCGCGGGTTCCGTGGACCGCCTCCTCCTCGGGCTGATCAATCAACCCTCCCAAAGAAGAGACGAACACATCAGCGACGAGCTGACCAACCACCTGTTCCAAACCCCCAGGTTTCCTTTCGGCATGGATCTAGCTTCCATTAATATTCAACGTGGCAGGGATCACGGGATTCCTCCTTATGTTCAGTGGCGGGAGCCGTGCGGCCTGTCGCCAGTAAAAAGCTTCGAGGACCTAGAGAGAGTGATGCCCCTAGAAGTGGCTAAGAAATTTAAGCTGATCTACTCCTTCGTAGAAGATATCGACCTCTTTACAGCTGGACTGGCGGAGAAATCCGTGAACGGGGGACTGGTAGGACCAACCTTCGCTTGTATCATCGGCCAGCAGTTCAGCAATCTTCGCAAAGGGGATCGGTTCTGGTACGAGAACCCAAATCAGGAGAACAGTTTCACGCCTGGCCAGCTTCAGCAGATTAGACGCATCAGCCTGGCGCAAGTGCTGTGCAGAACCATGGATGAGATCGACACCGTGCAACCTTTCGTCTTTTTGATCCAAGACACCATGAGGAATCATCGAGTCACTTGCGAGGACCCAGCGATAGGTCAGCTGGATTTAAATTTCTGGAAAGAGAGTCAGACAGTTAGGAGTAAGCCTAGAGTCCTTGAAATCTTCAAGAAGAAGAAGCCTCCGACTCCTACTACCACTGCCAAGCCCACTACCCAAGGTCAAACTAATTCAGCGGCTGGCGAACAATCGGAGAAGAGCTTCCTGCACAATCTGAAACCTACGCAACCCGCCATCTACCAGCAGAACAAGATCGTCGTTAGGAAACCACTCGGTCCCCCGGAGAACATAAGTATAGTGGTGCACAACAACGCCGTGAATTCCCCTGTCTACGTTAAAGAAGGAATTTACGGGTCGAACGTGCAAGCAGACCCCGCGCCACACCACGGTAACACTCCTAAGCCGTCGTTCGATCACGTTAACGACAGACCAATTAATCAGGGCCCCGTGCAATCGATTCCAGTTTACGTGCCGCCAAAGCCGATCCCCACGGTGTCGCCGCTTGCGCCTCAAGCATCGACCGGCCGACCTTATATTCCATACGCTTTCGACGATCCGAACAACCCGAATCCTTTGAGCCCAGGCTTCCAGTCCCATTACGGCTTCAACGATGTCCTGTTCGAGAGTTACTCTGCTACCAGTCCCAGACCGACTTTGTACACTTACTACACGAATTATCCGAGGCCAGTGACTCAAAGACCATATCACGAGTATGTACACGATAGACCTCAGTATCACGAGTCAAGGCCGCCGTTGAACACCTGGCCCACTCATGAGTCTCAGTACCACGGCGGGCAATACCTGTCGAAACCTCTGTACGACAGGCCGGGCAACCAGAACAACGCCAACGGTTACGCTATCAATTGGCAGGAACTGCAACAACAAGGTTTGATCAGTCAACTAAGCAACGCTGGGTACTCGAACACTGAAGGCTACCGAATCAAACCTAACAAACCGTTCGTGGATCCACCGAGGGATTCTAATTGGCATTATCAAAACGACAGGTACCGACCGGATCACAGACCAATGGTGGAGATCAAACCGTTAGATAGAAACGAGTACACCACTTGGTCTAGCGTGTCGTCTATCGACAAAGATCGGTATAACCCCAAACCCTCGTATCAAACGATTGGAAGACCGGTTCAAGCGGATCCCGATGGCTGGTCGGTTATCCCGAGTTATCAGAAAGAGTCGGTTAGGCCAGGCACTGTTTATCAAACTGTCACTGCCAAACCGATCGACCGAGGAAGCACCAATGATTACTACTCGAAGAACCCATCTGAGAGACCTTCCTTCTCCGAGACATCCAAGTTCACGGATTATCAGAGACCAAGACCTTATCAGAACGATGATTCCTTTCAGTCGAACCTTCTGGGCAGGCCCAACCAAAACAATCTCGAACACAATCGAGCTCATTCATCTACGATTAGACCGAGCCAAGATCAACGGATCGAGCCAGCTGATAGCTTTTATCAGAGTGACGTACGGCCGAAACCGACGAAGGTACACAGCGTCACGATCGTGGCGGAGGGGCCGTCGGAGGCGTCTGTTCAAACCGGATACAGCACGGAGAACCAGGTGACCAGCGAGGTTCCAAGGCCTCTGATCGTTCATGTGAATGATAATAAACAGGTTATCAGGAGACCGGGACAGTATTACTACGAGAAGAACGTGTTGCATAGGTACCCTGATAAGATAGAGAGCCAGTCTACGACGCACAGGTATTTCGCAATGGCAGATGATGTCGCGCAAAGACACAACGCTCTGGGAACCGAAGAATCGATCGACGATCCTATTGTCGATGCGAAGGGAAACGAGACCAGCGAGACGGA
Coding sequences:
- the LOC116427104 gene encoding uncharacterized protein LOC116427104, with product MNFDLTEAFALHLRRYSTKDNVGGLHELQGCKLRGHRAAVRLGFRRRDRKRVLRVCELLHGHKEGAGTRESVVRLGKGDRELASTGESCQTLTRIFLALLSSALSKSNDATRGPTIAELEAASLNGKTGSTDSGGPGEVALETLFIPEDPSRYAEVSEQVRKLFERAGPSKVSEQLGQDARYPVEGETEVEETRPSEQEIRADAAENTTEWRLAAETSSPGKFSADSGLLAHGEAYSPRNPGGLSWGTEDNGEEPENDGQGSFSGEGIEPDEEDFVEAANFGLEAMRDLYLVKEPTLYSMGLYLDSDNPAKYVATFNDQSEEARALAQYGFAVLQSTTMFKRKFPDTPTDLLLARRSQSNPLQRHCPNRGIPDCPAASLRYRTSDGSCNNLQNLWWGSAMSPMNRFLPPVYDDGVQSVRRSIGGAPLPSAREVTSVFHGDRDVPLASVTHMLMQWGQFVDHDLTATGQSRGFNGTIPQCCLNFGVGFQPPELMHPECLPISVSPQDAFFGPLGVKCLEFLRSGPAPRENCKFGPREQLTQVTSYLDASTVYSSNAFQTDTLRLFRNGFLQYGKIQSQKPVLPKQDSDLCRRGSLSTSCFRAGDGRLGEQPALTALHVVFLRLHNRIAMKLAALNPHWSDEKLFQESRRIVGAVVQHITYREYLPIVLGQDVMRIFDLEVLKKGYYEGYDPSVNPTIANEFSAAAYRFGHSLVQGSFVRFDSDHQPILNNVTIHKEFSNPANLETAGSVDRLLLGLINQPSQRRDEHISDELTNHLFQTPRFPFGMDLASINIQRGRDHGIPPYVQWREPCGLSPVKSFEDLERVMPLEVAKKFKLIYSFVEDIDLFTAGLAEKSVNGGLVGPTFACIIGQQFSNLRKGDRFWYENPNQENSFTPGQLQQIRRISLAQVLCRTMDEIDTVQPFVFLIQDTMRNHRVTCEDPAIGQLDLNFWKESQTVRSKPRVLEIFKKKKPPTPTTTAKPTTQGQTNSAAGEQSEKSFLHNLKPTQPAIYQQNKIVVRKPLGPPENISIVVHNNAVNSPVYVKEGIYGSNVQADPAPHHGNTPKPSFDHVNDRPINQGPVQSIPVYVPPKPIPTVSPLAPQASTGRPYIPYAFDDPNNPNPLSPGFQSHYGFNDVLFESYSATSPRPTLYTYYTNYPRPVTQRPYHEYVHDRPQYHESRPPLNTWPTHESQYHGGQYLSKPLYDRPGNQNNANGYAINWQELQQQGLISQLSNAGYSNTEGYRIKPNKPFVDPPRDSNWHYQNDRYRPDHRPMVEIKPLDRNEYTTWSSVSSIDKDRYNPKPSYQTIGRPVQADPDGWSVIPSYQKESVRPGTVYQTVTAKPIDRGSTNDYYSKNPSERPSFSETSKFTDYQRPRPYQNDDSFQSNLLGRPNQNNLEHNRAHSSTIRPSQDQRIEPADSFYQSDVRPKPTKVHSVTIVAEGPSEASVQTGYSTENQVTSEVPRPLIVHVNDNKQVIRRPGQYYYEKNVLHRYPDKIESQSTTHRYFAMADDVAQRHNALGTEESIDDPIVDAKGNETSETDDNREASSGEDESSTNRTSQWLTPQEDSSLPSAPELPKMSSDLTAAAKELPKPITPRNYAS